The proteins below are encoded in one region of Bremerella sp. P1:
- a CDS encoding YdeI/OmpD-associated family protein: protein MNPNVDDYIQTHAKWQKELTLLRKIVLESKLTEDWKWRAPCYTLDGKNVVMLAAFKNDCVLSFFKGPLLTDPDNILVAPGENSRTFRVVRFTDARQITKLKSKLKFLIEQAIEVQRSGKQIEAKKGPDEFPAELQAKLEEDPKLKQAFEGLTPGRQRAYVMHFAAAKQSKTRTARIEKFTPRILDGKGMNDCVCGLTKKPPGCDGSHNKK, encoded by the coding sequence ATGAATCCCAATGTAGACGACTACATCCAGACTCACGCGAAGTGGCAGAAGGAACTCACGCTGCTGCGTAAGATTGTCCTCGAATCCAAACTGACCGAAGATTGGAAGTGGCGAGCGCCTTGTTACACGCTCGATGGTAAGAATGTCGTCATGCTTGCGGCCTTCAAGAATGACTGCGTGCTGAGCTTCTTCAAAGGTCCATTACTCACGGATCCCGACAACATCCTGGTCGCCCCCGGCGAGAACAGCCGCACGTTTCGCGTGGTCCGTTTTACCGACGCCAGGCAGATCACGAAGCTGAAGTCAAAGCTCAAGTTTCTGATCGAGCAAGCCATCGAGGTCCAGCGGTCCGGCAAACAAATCGAAGCAAAGAAGGGGCCTGACGAGTTTCCTGCCGAACTGCAAGCCAAGCTCGAGGAAGATCCGAAACTCAAGCAAGCGTTCGAAGGCCTCACGCCAGGACGCCAACGAGCTTACGTGATGCACTTTGCTGCTGCTAAACAGTCGAAGACACGCACCGCCAGAATCGAAAAGTTCACGCCCCGAATCCTCGACGGCAAAGGCATGAACGATTGCGTCTGCGGCCTCACCAAAAAGCCCCCAGGCTGCGATGGCTCGCACAATAAGAAGTAG
- a CDS encoding heavy metal translocating P-type ATPase yields the protein MAIDPICGMTVQESSPWKTTRDEKTFYFCSEHCLKKFEAEGELGSAPMQLVTLGEAPAKHDCCHGHEGHSANKTSSAKYICPMCEGVESDVPADCPKCGMALERNQPAAPQTKTIYTCPMHPEVRQDHPGSCPKCGMDLEPETVTSDEEEADPELTWMTIRFWVGTALTIPIFALAMLPMVGIELGVPADVSRWIQLVLATPVVLWCGWPFFVRGAKSLVTMNLNMFTLISLGVAAAYLYSFVATVFPAAIPEAFRHAGEVPVYFEAAAMIVTLVLLGQVIELRARKKTGSAIRELINLAPPTARLIEDGQEREVPLSEVHRGQELKVVPGDKIPVDGEVISGSSTVDESMLTGEADPVQKQTGDNVIGGTVNQGGTLRIRATNVGEGSVLSQIVQMVGQAQRSRAPIQRLADTVSGYFVPAIVGIAIVTFIVWAFWSPEEPKLAYALLNAVAVLIVACPCALGLATPMSIMVGVGRGAKAGVLVKEAAGLETLEQVDTVVVDKTGTLTEGKPKLTKLEPAEGFSEEELLRYAAAVEQNSEHPIAHSIIEEAKQRDMNLPEATDFDSATGQGVQAVVDGKKIVCGKPSLLKDHGIEFDATGSPEGTKVYLGVDGKYAGALIVSDPLKPTTAGAIESLHEMGIRVIMMTGDNAQVAEAIAKKLNIDDFQADLSPQDKHDRIQKLRDEGAKVAMAGDGINDAPALAAADVGIAMGTGTDVAIESAAITLMGGDLEGVVKAFRLSRRVMRNIRQNLFFALAYNSLGVPIAAGILVPLFGMHALLNPMFAAAAMSFSSVSVIGNALRLRATNLTE from the coding sequence ATGGCAATCGATCCAATCTGTGGAATGACCGTTCAGGAGTCGTCACCCTGGAAAACGACTCGGGATGAGAAAACGTTCTACTTCTGTAGCGAACACTGCTTGAAGAAGTTCGAAGCGGAAGGTGAGCTTGGCAGCGCGCCGATGCAGTTAGTTACCCTCGGCGAAGCCCCGGCCAAACATGATTGTTGCCATGGTCACGAAGGTCATTCAGCCAACAAAACGTCTTCAGCCAAGTACATCTGTCCGATGTGCGAAGGCGTCGAAAGCGATGTACCGGCCGATTGTCCGAAGTGCGGCATGGCCTTAGAGCGAAACCAACCGGCGGCACCGCAGACCAAGACCATCTACACCTGCCCGATGCATCCGGAGGTGCGGCAAGATCACCCCGGCAGTTGCCCGAAGTGCGGTATGGATCTCGAGCCGGAAACCGTCACGTCCGACGAGGAGGAAGCCGATCCGGAACTGACCTGGATGACGATTCGCTTTTGGGTGGGAACTGCGCTGACCATCCCCATCTTTGCCTTGGCGATGCTGCCGATGGTGGGCATCGAACTGGGTGTGCCTGCGGATGTATCACGTTGGATTCAATTGGTTCTGGCCACACCGGTCGTCTTATGGTGTGGCTGGCCTTTCTTCGTGCGTGGTGCGAAGTCGCTGGTCACCATGAACCTGAACATGTTCACGCTCATCTCTCTGGGGGTCGCGGCGGCGTACCTTTACAGCTTTGTCGCGACTGTTTTTCCGGCCGCGATACCCGAAGCCTTTCGACACGCAGGCGAGGTACCGGTCTACTTCGAGGCTGCGGCGATGATCGTTACGCTCGTTCTGCTGGGCCAAGTGATTGAACTGAGAGCCCGAAAGAAGACAGGCAGCGCAATTCGCGAACTGATCAACCTGGCCCCACCTACCGCACGGCTCATCGAAGACGGCCAGGAACGCGAAGTCCCGTTGAGTGAAGTTCACCGGGGGCAAGAACTGAAGGTTGTGCCGGGCGACAAGATTCCCGTTGATGGCGAGGTCATCTCCGGTAGTTCGACCGTTGATGAGTCGATGCTTACCGGCGAAGCTGATCCCGTACAGAAGCAAACCGGTGACAACGTGATCGGCGGTACTGTCAACCAAGGCGGGACGCTCCGCATCCGAGCGACCAACGTGGGCGAAGGCTCGGTCCTTTCGCAGATCGTACAAATGGTCGGCCAGGCCCAGCGCAGTCGTGCTCCGATTCAGCGGCTGGCCGATACCGTCTCCGGTTACTTCGTTCCAGCGATTGTCGGTATCGCGATCGTCACGTTTATTGTCTGGGCGTTCTGGTCGCCCGAAGAGCCGAAGCTCGCCTATGCTCTTTTGAACGCAGTCGCCGTTTTGATTGTCGCTTGCCCTTGTGCTTTGGGTTTGGCGACACCGATGTCGATCATGGTCGGCGTCGGGCGAGGTGCGAAAGCTGGTGTCCTGGTCAAGGAGGCCGCGGGGCTCGAAACCTTGGAGCAAGTCGATACCGTCGTGGTCGACAAGACCGGCACACTGACCGAAGGAAAGCCCAAGCTTACTAAGCTAGAGCCCGCCGAGGGATTCTCGGAAGAGGAACTCTTGAGGTACGCCGCGGCCGTCGAGCAGAACAGCGAACACCCGATCGCTCATTCGATTATCGAAGAAGCGAAGCAGCGCGACATGAATCTACCGGAAGCGACCGACTTCGATTCGGCCACCGGCCAAGGCGTTCAGGCGGTTGTCGATGGAAAGAAGATCGTCTGCGGGAAGCCATCTCTGCTGAAGGATCACGGTATCGAGTTCGACGCGACCGGATCGCCCGAAGGAACGAAGGTCTACCTGGGCGTTGATGGAAAGTACGCTGGGGCTTTGATCGTGAGTGACCCGCTGAAACCGACCACGGCAGGCGCCATCGAGTCGCTGCATGAAATGGGGATTCGCGTGATCATGATGACCGGCGACAATGCCCAGGTTGCCGAAGCGATCGCGAAGAAACTGAATATCGATGACTTCCAGGCCGATCTATCGCCGCAAGATAAACACGATCGCATCCAGAAGCTTCGTGACGAAGGAGCCAAGGTAGCGATGGCTGGCGACGGGATCAACGATGCACCAGCGCTGGCCGCTGCGGATGTCGGGATTGCCATGGGAACCGGAACCGACGTAGCGATCGAAAGTGCGGCGATCACCCTCATGGGCGGCGATTTGGAAGGCGTGGTGAAAGCGTTTCGCTTAAGTCGACGCGTCATGCGAAACATTCGCCAGAACCTGTTCTTCGCGTTGGCCTACAACAGCCTGGGCGTGCCGATCGCTGCCGGTATCTTGGTGCCGCTGTTTGGCATGCATGCCTTGCTGAATCCCATGTTCGCAGCAGCTGCAATGAGCTTCAGCTCGGTCAGCGTGATCGGTAATGCTCTGCGGTTACGTGCGACGAACCTGACAGAGTAG
- a CDS encoding glycosyltransferase — protein MSIGKLPIARRVLITNFVLDHGTGTEAYVRDLARRLVELDRHPVVYTPRVGRFAQGLIHDGIPVIDDLSKLSVTPDIIHGHHSLETAAAATRFPSVPVISFCHDAEAWHDTPLNLPNVVHYVGVDQACYDRLVIQGGISPEKVSLIPNGVNLDKFPVRTDFAEAPRSVLCFCNGFSDHHLDIVRSASPGLHVEGLGLGSNRFSADPGSILPQFDIILARGRCAREAIASGAATIAAGVDGIASMVTPDNYSFLQRNNFGRRVLTKAFTVENIRKEIDRYDAAATREVTLQHRNQTCLANTVQQLTDLYDREKSKFSENSPPVLESSISVSQLLAWASLHANVVKSVAPPEQTPATLPAKQQSSEEGNSPTVPTAKPKRSAPARIARECKRVVRRTLRAVSSP, from the coding sequence ATGTCGATTGGCAAATTGCCCATAGCACGGCGCGTGTTGATTACGAACTTCGTGCTGGATCATGGCACGGGAACCGAGGCGTACGTTCGCGACCTGGCTCGACGCCTGGTTGAACTGGATCGACATCCGGTTGTCTACACACCTCGCGTGGGTCGATTTGCTCAAGGTCTAATTCACGATGGCATTCCTGTCATCGATGACTTGTCAAAATTGTCTGTCACGCCTGACATTATCCATGGGCATCATTCTCTGGAGACGGCAGCAGCAGCAACTCGATTTCCGAGTGTTCCGGTGATTTCTTTTTGTCATGATGCCGAAGCTTGGCACGACACGCCACTCAACCTTCCCAATGTCGTTCACTACGTGGGCGTAGACCAAGCTTGCTATGACCGGCTTGTAATCCAGGGAGGCATTTCGCCTGAAAAGGTTTCCTTGATTCCTAACGGAGTGAACCTGGACAAGTTTCCGGTCAGGACAGATTTTGCCGAAGCACCAAGATCCGTTTTGTGTTTTTGCAATGGCTTTTCTGACCATCATCTCGACATCGTTCGTAGCGCATCGCCTGGATTGCATGTCGAGGGCCTGGGGCTTGGATCCAACCGTTTCTCTGCCGACCCAGGTAGTATTTTGCCTCAATTTGATATCATCCTGGCACGTGGAAGATGTGCTCGCGAAGCAATTGCCAGTGGTGCAGCGACGATTGCTGCTGGCGTCGACGGAATTGCCTCCATGGTGACGCCTGACAACTATAGTTTTCTACAGCGAAACAACTTTGGACGTCGCGTACTCACGAAAGCTTTTACCGTGGAGAACATACGGAAAGAGATCGATCGCTACGACGCTGCGGCCACGAGAGAGGTGACTTTGCAGCACCGTAATCAGACCTGTTTGGCCAACACGGTTCAGCAGTTGACCGATTTGTATGACCGCGAAAAGAGCAAGTTCTCAGAGAATTCCCCACCTGTTTTGGAGTCATCCATTTCAGTGTCTCAGCTCCTCGCGTGGGCATCACTCCATGCGAACGTCGTAAAGTCCGTTGCCCCTCCAGAACAAACACCGGCTACCCTTCCAGCTAAGCAGCAAAGCTCCGAAGAGGGGAACAGCCCAACGGTTCCCACTGCCAAGCCTAAGCGATCTGCGCCGGCAAGGATCGCGCGCGAATGTAAGCGTGTCGTCCGCCGTACGCTTAGAGCGGTGTCCAGTCCCTAA
- a CDS encoding class I SAM-dependent methyltransferase: MSEDVQQFWNERFGREEYVYGTSPNTFLKASAHHFPPNAKVLCIAEGEGRNALFLGQQGHQVHAVDLSTKGKSKAERLAAEHNVSLEYTICDLNEFDYGENCWDAIVSIFAHVDSASRTNIYQKAIASLKQGGIFLLESYHPKQLEYGTGGPKDVDMLVTLEDLRPHFADMKIVHEAELERDVTEGSFHTGNAYVTQLIARKRT; the protein is encoded by the coding sequence ATGAGCGAAGATGTTCAACAGTTTTGGAACGAGCGGTTTGGACGCGAAGAATATGTTTACGGAACGTCTCCCAACACGTTCTTAAAAGCATCGGCCCATCACTTCCCGCCCAATGCCAAAGTCCTTTGTATTGCCGAAGGAGAAGGCCGCAATGCCCTGTTCCTTGGCCAGCAAGGGCACCAGGTGCATGCTGTCGATCTTTCGACCAAAGGCAAGTCGAAAGCAGAGCGTCTGGCAGCCGAGCATAACGTGTCGCTGGAATACACTATCTGCGACCTGAACGAATTCGATTATGGCGAGAACTGCTGGGACGCGATCGTGTCCATCTTTGCGCATGTCGACTCGGCTTCACGAACGAACATTTATCAAAAGGCAATTGCTTCACTGAAGCAAGGCGGCATCTTTCTGCTGGAGTCGTACCACCCCAAACAGCTTGAATATGGAACCGGCGGGCCCAAGGACGTTGATATGCTCGTCACGCTTGAGGATCTTCGCCCTCACTTCGCAGACATGAAGATTGTGCACGAAGCGGAACTCGAGCGGGACGTCACCGAAGGGTCCTTCCATACCGGCAACGCTTACGTGACGCAGCTGATCGCCCGCAAGCGTACTTAG